The following is a genomic window from Synechococcus sp. JA-2-3B'a(2-13).
GTAGATGACGAAATAGCCCGCCGGATCCAGATCCAGGGGGCGGCGGGAGAGATGGTCGTCAATGCTGCGAATCTGCTCGCTCAGGGGCTTGGAGGAAGGGGACATAGAACGGCTGACCCAGAACCACACAGGAGAAACGTAGCCGGGACTACTTTTGGCTGCTCTCATTGTGGCAGATGAACCCAATCTTTGGGCAGCCTTTGGGGTGGTTGACTTCCTTCCCAGCTTGAACGGTGGGGCTGGTCATATACCCGATGAAGGGGATCCTGTGCGGGCCATCCACCTGAGGTCTCAGAGCTTGGATTAGCGCGGGGCAACCCGATAGAACCGAGTGGCCGTCACCCACTGGTCCGAAGGGATCCCCTCGACGATGATGGCGCGGGCAATGGCATTGCCCAGTTGGGATCCCCGCACCCGCACGTCGGCAAAGGAGCCACTCTGCTCAAAAGAGGCAATCTCCTGGAAGTTCAGCGGACGGGGAGAGGCCACCGCCAACACCTGGGCTTGGCCGAAGGGTGGAGCGATGGTCAACCGATAGCTGGCCCCTGGCGGCGGGAAGGTGCGCACTTCTCCGGCCCGCAGAAACTCGTTGCCACCGGAAAAGCGGTTGGGCAAAATCAGATGGGTACGGCCATCGGCTTGGATGCTGAACAGGTAAACGTAGGCATCGCGGTTGGTGCTCAGGGTAATGGCAATCGGCTCGCCAGGCCGGTAGATGGGGTTAGACCCGTGCCGATCCAGCTCCAGATTCACCCGCAGGTCGGAAGGAACGGGGTTGACAATGATGGAGCGAGTGCCAGCATCCAACTGACGGGTATCGGCCAGTTGCAGCCTCTGTAAAGGAGGGTAGATGCCCAGGGTTTGCGGAAAAACGGCGGTGGCCGGAGCTACAGACAGCCCCAAAGCCAGCGGTAGGAAAAGCAGTTTGGCATTCATGGTTCACACCCAATCAATGGCTATGTTCATCCTAGGAAGGGGCGCAGGTTATGCAGGTCAGGCTTTGCGCAATCTCCAATCTCTTGCCGCGGCAGTTTCTCCTGCTGCA
Proteins encoded in this region:
- a CDS encoding DUF4384 domain-containing protein yields the protein MNAKLLFLPLALGLSVAPATAVFPQTLGIYPPLQRLQLADTRQLDAGTRSIIVNPVPSDLRVNLELDRHGSNPIYRPGEPIAITLSTNRDAYVYLFSIQADGRTHLILPNRFSGGNEFLRAGEVRTFPPPGASYRLTIAPPFGQAQVLAVASPRPLNFQEIASFEQSGSFADVRVRGSQLGNAIARAIIVEGIPSDQWVTATRFYRVAPR